One window of the Natronomonas marina genome contains the following:
- a CDS encoding PhnE/PtxC family ABC transporter permease — translation MSSSRVDEKLAAISRARFLRSIAAVLFFVVIVAATVLGLLFIRFEVTSLIIQLTSGTSFVSKFFPIDFVDFTIYSKNEEIRGFQAVIESFRNFPEAFVDTFASRELTLVRSSFVTLLLGFLGTVIGFPLALMFGVLGSERVTPFPFNFVFRGTMSGIRSIPALVWVFIYAPLVGINPSGAVLAIATDTIGNLGRLFTDELEEIDEGPIEAIRSTGASRPQVISFGMLSQVSRSFIAWTLYILEINVRIAIGLGIVGAGGVGFYIDSKQTLDTQAMAAGIVMVFIMVVSVELLSSRLRARLRPGEHEGRGFLDVVRSLGDVERWLGVNRGETDREEDRDEKEE, via the coding sequence ATGAGTTCCTCCCGGGTCGACGAGAAGCTCGCGGCGATCTCGCGGGCGAGGTTCCTCCGCAGCATCGCGGCCGTGCTGTTCTTCGTGGTCATCGTCGCGGCGACGGTTCTGGGTCTTCTGTTCATCCGGTTCGAGGTGACGTCGTTGATCATCCAACTGACCTCGGGGACGAGTTTCGTCTCGAAGTTCTTCCCGATCGACTTCGTCGACTTCACGATCTACAGCAAAAACGAGGAGATTCGGGGCTTCCAGGCCGTCATCGAGAGCTTCCGGAACTTCCCGGAGGCGTTCGTCGACACCTTCGCCTCGCGGGAGCTGACGCTCGTCCGGAGTTCGTTCGTGACGCTGTTGCTGGGCTTCCTCGGAACCGTCATCGGGTTCCCGCTCGCGCTGATGTTCGGCGTCCTGGGTAGCGAACGGGTCACGCCGTTCCCGTTCAACTTCGTCTTCCGCGGCACGATGAGCGGCATCCGGTCGATCCCGGCGCTCGTGTGGGTGTTCATCTACGCGCCGCTCGTCGGGATCAACCCGAGCGGTGCGGTGCTGGCAATCGCGACCGACACCATCGGGAACCTCGGACGGCTGTTCACCGACGAGCTGGAGGAGATCGACGAGGGGCCCATCGAGGCCATCCGGTCGACGGGTGCCAGCCGGCCGCAGGTCATCTCCTTCGGGATGTTGAGCCAGGTCTCCCGGTCGTTCATCGCCTGGACGCTGTACATCCTGGAGATCAACGTCCGAATCGCCATCGGTCTCGGTATCGTCGGCGCCGGCGGCGTCGGATTCTACATCGACAGCAAGCAGACCCTCGACACGCAGGCGATGGCGGCCGGTATCGTGATGGTCTTCATCATGGTCGTCTCCGTCGAACTGCTGTCATCGCGGCTCCGGGCCCGCCTGCGGCCGGGCGAACACGAGGGCCGCGGCTTCCTCGACGTCGTCAGGAGCCTCGGCGACGTCGAGCGCTGGCTCGGCGTCAACAGGGGCGAGACGGACCGCGAGGAAGACCGCGACGAGAAGGAGGAGTAG
- a CDS encoding DUF99 family protein yields the protein MKPGRRALGVAESYRGTDDGTTTSTLAGAVVRVDRTVDDFVFGECTVGGTDATDAVVDCWRRLDREDVAYLFLSGVAPAWYNVVDVERLAEAVERPVVAVSDGESEGLSEAIRAAFDSPEREARLETYERLPDRRRLPGTDRFVRSVGVDDDEADRAVAAFTHEHRPEPLRVAKLAARRVDAFRRG from the coding sequence GTGAAGCCCGGCCGCCGCGCCCTCGGGGTGGCGGAATCGTATCGCGGGACCGACGACGGGACGACGACGAGCACGCTCGCGGGCGCGGTCGTCCGCGTCGACCGGACGGTCGACGACTTCGTCTTCGGGGAGTGTACGGTCGGCGGTACCGACGCGACCGACGCCGTCGTCGATTGCTGGCGGCGCCTCGACCGCGAGGACGTCGCCTACCTGTTTCTGTCCGGCGTCGCCCCCGCCTGGTACAACGTCGTCGACGTCGAACGACTCGCGGAGGCGGTCGAGCGGCCGGTCGTCGCCGTCTCCGACGGGGAGAGCGAGGGGCTGTCCGAGGCGATTCGTGCGGCCTTCGACTCGCCGGAACGGGAGGCCAGACTCGAAACCTACGAGCGGTTGCCCGACCGCCGTCGCCTCCCCGGGACGGACCGCTTCGTCCGGAGCGTCGGCGTCGACGACGACGAGGCCGACCGCGCCGTCGCCGCCTTCACCCACGAGCACCGCCCCGAACCGCTCCGGGTGGCGAAACTGGCCGCCCGACGGGTCGACGCCTTCCGGCGGGGTTAA
- a CDS encoding DUF5786 family protein has translation MGFGSYDESEQDNQELDTDLEEGDGSTLAAHDGDVEFEYDDASSEDLLETFEEIQEQ, from the coding sequence ATGGGATTCGGGAGCTACGACGAATCCGAACAGGACAACCAGGAGCTCGACACCGACCTCGAAGAGGGCGACGGTTCGACGCTCGCGGCCCACGACGGCGACGTCGAGTTCGAGTACGACGACGCTTCCAGCGAGGACCTGCTCGAGACGTTCGAGGAAATCCAGGAGCAGTGA
- a CDS encoding sensor histidine kinase, with protein MAPERATRSTLQRRLRVGHYGGGAVDGLAADERCVPRAVDRRVADADLECLLVEWDVHDAPLEAVASGVQSGVPVVVLDPEGVASRAAEATRAGAAEYVTPAALDGETVADRVVEAAVASGSGVEGGRCAATTDPGGPPDAGGSGDHRQFARLFDGLPDAVVDAEFVDGQPVVRSVNDAFEEIFGYDAADVRGESVNALLVPEEYAEEASRIDRRAATAGHSINEVERLTDRGRRTFLFRWLRYPTAGDARRGFGIYTDVTRRKRQQRRLRVLHRVLRHNLRNEITAMTGYIDLLEEVAEAPETERYVEGLRGRAESIAALGEQAQHIEEAFDEEHRVKSAVDPAAVAGTVLARYREEHPAATVEFSAPDDAPMALADRLLERAVDAVVENAFEHHDGTPAVEATVEPHGDRWVDVVVSDDGPGIPERERRILSGEREITQLDHSMGLGLWVARWVVEGVGGRLRFDDREDGTTVRLRLQRPRASG; from the coding sequence ATGGCACCGGAACGTGCCACCCGTTCCACGCTCCAGCGGCGGCTTCGTGTCGGCCACTACGGCGGGGGTGCGGTCGACGGCCTCGCGGCCGACGAGCGTTGCGTCCCGCGGGCGGTCGACCGTCGGGTCGCCGACGCCGACCTCGAGTGCCTTCTCGTCGAGTGGGATGTCCACGACGCGCCCCTGGAGGCCGTCGCCTCGGGCGTCCAGTCGGGGGTCCCCGTGGTCGTCCTCGACCCGGAAGGGGTGGCGAGTCGGGCCGCCGAGGCGACCCGGGCCGGCGCGGCCGAGTACGTCACGCCCGCGGCGCTGGACGGCGAGACGGTCGCCGACCGGGTCGTCGAGGCCGCGGTCGCTTCCGGCAGTGGGGTCGAGGGCGGCCGATGTGCGGCGACGACCGACCCCGGTGGACCGCCGGACGCGGGTGGTAGTGGCGACCACCGGCAGTTCGCTCGGCTGTTCGACGGGCTCCCGGACGCGGTCGTCGACGCCGAGTTCGTCGACGGCCAGCCGGTCGTTCGGTCGGTGAACGACGCCTTCGAGGAGATATTCGGATACGACGCCGCCGACGTTCGCGGCGAATCGGTCAACGCCCTCCTCGTCCCCGAGGAGTACGCCGAGGAGGCCAGCCGCATCGACAGGCGGGCGGCGACCGCCGGCCACAGCATCAACGAGGTCGAACGGCTGACCGACCGGGGGCGCCGGACGTTCCTGTTCAGGTGGCTCCGCTATCCGACGGCCGGCGACGCGAGGCGAGGGTTCGGCATCTACACCGACGTTACCCGCCGCAAGCGCCAGCAACGCCGCCTCCGAGTCCTCCATCGGGTCCTCCGTCACAACCTCCGCAACGAAATAACCGCGATGACGGGGTACATCGACCTGCTCGAGGAGGTGGCCGAGGCGCCCGAGACGGAACGCTACGTCGAGGGACTCCGCGGCCGCGCCGAGAGTATCGCGGCGCTGGGCGAGCAGGCACAGCACATCGAGGAGGCCTTCGACGAGGAGCACCGCGTGAAGTCCGCCGTCGACCCGGCCGCCGTCGCGGGGACCGTACTCGCCCGGTACCGCGAGGAACACCCGGCGGCGACGGTCGAGTTCTCGGCGCCCGACGACGCCCCGATGGCGCTGGCCGACCGGTTGCTCGAACGGGCCGTCGACGCCGTCGTCGAGAACGCCTTCGAACACCACGACGGGACACCGGCGGTGGAGGCGACGGTCGAACCGCACGGCGACCGGTGGGTCGACGTCGTCGTGAGCGACGACGGCCCGGGCATCCCGGAGCGCGAACGACGGATTCTGAGCGGCGAGCGGGAGATAACCCAGTTGGACCACAGCATGGGCCTGGGGCTGTGGGTCGCCCGCTGGGTCGTCGAGGGGGTGGGCGGGCGCCTCCGGTTCGACGATCGTGAGGATGGAACAACCGTCAGGCTCCGCCTCCAGCGCCCCCGGGCGTCAGGGTGA
- a CDS encoding uracil-DNA glycosylase, whose amino-acid sequence MSDDIDVRACTRCPALCDSRSRIVNGVGPTDADLCFVGEAPGENEDSEGEPFVGRSGDVLDDALRDRGLSRRDVRITNCVRCRPPDNRDPTTEELDNCRAYLEAELDGVDPEVVVALGKVPAEHLLGRSVAVTEEAGTLHDARIAGQSRRVLVCVHPAATLYDPGQRETFAAALDEAVAFVDEEGGGQSRLGEF is encoded by the coding sequence ATGAGCGACGACATCGACGTCCGGGCGTGTACGCGGTGTCCGGCGCTGTGTGACTCCCGGAGCCGCATCGTCAACGGCGTCGGCCCGACCGACGCCGACCTCTGTTTCGTCGGCGAGGCCCCCGGCGAGAACGAGGACAGCGAGGGCGAACCGTTCGTCGGCCGCTCCGGTGACGTCCTCGACGACGCGCTCCGGGACCGGGGGCTCTCGCGGCGCGACGTCCGCATCACGAACTGCGTGCGCTGCCGGCCGCCCGACAACCGCGACCCCACGACCGAGGAACTCGACAACTGCCGGGCGTACCTCGAGGCCGAACTCGACGGCGTCGACCCCGAGGTGGTCGTCGCACTGGGGAAGGTCCCCGCCGAGCACCTCCTGGGACGGTCCGTGGCGGTGACCGAGGAGGCCGGGACGCTCCACGACGCCAGAATCGCCGGACAGTCGCGGCGCGTGCTGGTCTGTGTCCACCCGGCGGCGACGCTGTACGACCCGGGACAGCGGGAGACGTTCGCGGCGGCGCTGGACGAGGCCGTCGCGTTTGTCGACGAGGAAGGCGGTGGGCAGTCGCGACTCGGGGAGTTCTGA
- a CDS encoding MBL fold metallo-hydrolase, producing the protein MHVTNVTSGAESFTCNAYLVEGDRTVLIDAGAMEGVVDVVRNHTAGLDAVLLTHQHGDHVARLDAVLDAFDAPLYAYGDHPRRTHELVDGDQVFAGDEAFDVVHTPGHADDHVSFVSATTLFSGDVVVHDDGAFDYGSFGRTDMAGQSRETLIESIETLLERMPDGVEHMYAGHGDEFHGDVRDVVETALGRAEKREPKYPDE; encoded by the coding sequence ATGCACGTCACGAACGTGACCAGCGGTGCGGAGTCGTTCACCTGCAACGCCTACCTCGTGGAGGGCGACCGCACAGTGCTGATCGACGCGGGCGCGATGGAGGGGGTGGTCGACGTCGTCCGGAACCACACCGCCGGTCTCGACGCCGTGCTGTTGACCCACCAGCACGGCGACCACGTCGCCCGACTCGACGCGGTGCTGGACGCCTTCGACGCGCCGCTGTACGCCTACGGCGACCATCCCCGACGGACGCACGAACTGGTGGACGGCGACCAGGTGTTCGCCGGCGACGAGGCCTTCGACGTCGTCCACACGCCGGGCCACGCCGACGACCACGTCTCGTTCGTCTCCGCCACGACGCTGTTCAGCGGCGACGTGGTCGTCCACGACGACGGCGCCTTCGACTACGGGAGTTTCGGCCGGACCGACATGGCCGGACAGTCCCGCGAGACGCTCATCGAGAGCATCGAGACGCTGCTGGAACGGATGCCCGACGGCGTCGAGCACATGTACGCCGGTCACGGTGACGAGTTCCACGGCGACGTCCGCGACGTCGTCGAGACGGCGCTCGGACGGGCCGAAAAGCGGGAACCGAAGTACCCCGACGAGTAG